A portion of the Hoylesella buccalis ATCC 35310 genome contains these proteins:
- a CDS encoding site-specific integrase: MRSTFKILFYINRQKTKADGNTAILCRITIDGKNTAITTGEECKVSEWNTKQGLTTNRKTNQRINEFRDLVEKTYRDILLKNGVVSVELIKNRLQGIATNPTTLLAMSRAELQTVQESVGRSRAEGTYLNLFYSDRNLREFVENKGVQDISIGTITEDLFEEYRFFLKKRGLKASTVNSNLCWLSRLMFRAVSKRIIRCNPFENAKYEKAEKKIRFLQKSDVMKLMAMKMNDKEAELARLMFVFSCFTGLAISDMENLEYKHIQTASDGQMYIRKERQKTKVEFIVPLHPIAETIITHCRKEPERNEVQQTVKEKGDHLVFHRDCSRSVMDAKLSIVGKACGIRQRLSFHMARHTFGTMSLSAGIPIESIAKMMGHTSISSTQVYAQVTDRKISEDMDRLIAKQSAKEKETLEREACEPSDIVTCKMEETA, from the coding sequence ATGAGAAGTACATTCAAGATACTATTTTATATCAACAGACAGAAGACAAAGGCAGACGGCAATACCGCCATTCTCTGCCGTATCACCATTGACGGAAAGAATACCGCCATTACCACAGGAGAAGAGTGTAAAGTCTCCGAGTGGAACACCAAGCAGGGTTTGACAACCAACAGGAAGACCAATCAAAGAATCAATGAGTTCAGGGATTTGGTGGAAAAGACCTATCGGGACATTCTTTTAAAGAACGGAGTTGTAAGCGTGGAACTTATCAAGAACCGCTTGCAAGGTATTGCCACCAATCCGACCACGCTCCTTGCCATGAGCAGGGCGGAACTCCAAACAGTCCAGGAAAGTGTTGGCAGATCAAGGGCAGAGGGAACTTACCTAAATCTGTTCTATTCTGACAGAAATCTCCGTGAATTTGTAGAAAACAAAGGAGTGCAGGATATATCCATCGGAACAATTACAGAGGACTTGTTCGAGGAATACCGCTTCTTTCTCAAAAAACGTGGGCTGAAAGCATCCACCGTCAACAGCAACCTCTGCTGGCTGAGCCGACTGATGTTCCGTGCGGTCAGCAAGAGAATTATCCGCTGCAATCCCTTTGAGAACGCCAAGTATGAAAAAGCAGAAAAGAAGATACGCTTTCTGCAAAAGAGCGATGTGATGAAACTTATGGCAATGAAGATGAACGACAAGGAAGCGGAGCTGGCAAGACTGATGTTTGTCTTTTCCTGCTTCACAGGCTTGGCTATCTCAGATATGGAGAATTTGGAATACAAGCATATCCAAACGGCATCGGACGGACAGATGTACATAAGAAAGGAACGTCAGAAGACCAAGGTTGAGTTCATCGTGCCGTTACATCCCATAGCGGAAACCATCATCACTCATTGCCGGAAAGAGCCGGAAAGAAACGAGGTACAGCAGACGGTGAAAGAAAAAGGCGACCACCTTGTTTTTCACCGTGATTGCAGCCGCAGTGTCATGGATGCCAAACTGAGTATTGTGGGAAAGGCTTGTGGTATTCGCCAAAGACTTTCCTTCCACATGGCAAGACATACATTCGGCACGATGAGCCTAAGCGCAGGTATTCCCATTGAGAGCATAGCCAAGATGATGGGGCATACCTCCATATCAAGCACTCAAGTCTATGCGCAGGTAACGGACAGGAAGATATCAGAGGATATGGACAGGCTCATTGCCAAGCAATCGGCAAAAGAAAAGGAAACTTTGGAGAGAGAGGCTTGTGAACCTTCGGATATTGTAACCTGTAAAATGGAGGAAACGGCATGA
- a CDS encoding helix-turn-helix domain-containing protein, translating to MESIKDLNMEANDMQVVLSALERVNRRIKEVAQTHKPLFGGEHFLTGKEVCERLYISPRTLQDYRDRRIIPYTHFAGKILYKESDLEKMLDNNYKECE from the coding sequence ATGGAGTCAATAAAGGACTTGAATATGGAAGCGAATGATATGCAGGTGGTGCTGTCAGCACTTGAAAGAGTGAACAGACGGATAAAGGAAGTGGCACAGACACACAAACCGCTATTTGGCGGTGAGCATTTCCTGACAGGCAAGGAGGTGTGCGAGCGGCTGTATATCAGCCCTCGTACCTTGCAGGACTATCGGGACAGGAGGATTATCCCCTACACACACTTTGCAGGAAAGATACTTTATAAGGAGTCGGATTTGGAGAAAATGTTGGATAATAATTATAAGGAATGCGAATAA
- a CDS encoding helix-turn-helix domain-containing protein, which produces MGYFIITDSNWAKLRNEILCLAETCHKALGEQSKHTDWLHNGDACKLLNISKRTLQHYRDTGVLPFAQIGHKCYYKREDVEWLLQTKSEKPKTVKSKNNT; this is translated from the coding sequence ATGGGATATTTTATCATTACGGATTCAAACTGGGCAAAGTTGAGGAATGAGATACTCTGTCTTGCCGAGACCTGCCACAAGGCTTTAGGAGAACAGAGCAAGCATACCGATTGGCTGCACAACGGGGATGCATGTAAGTTGCTAAACATCAGTAAGCGTACCTTACAGCATTACCGTGATACGGGCGTGTTGCCCTTTGCCCAAATTGGGCATAAGTGCTACTACAAGCGTGAGGACGTGGAGTGGCTGCTGCAGACTAAATCGGAGAAGCCTAAAACAGTTAAATCTAAGAATAACACATAA
- a CDS encoding toprim domain-containing protein → MKEEDLSLIKRYPIVEYLERKGIKPVRRTAVYALYCSPLREETHPSFKVDTEKNLWIDYGEGKGGSIIDLCMRMEGCTLSEAIHHLGQNAPDNTVYSSHKDFSQNNLQPTMAANETRKLISISDTLPPHLQEYLTKVRCIDLEKAKPFLKCISYEVRGRRYQSIGFANQSGGHELRDNGTFKGTIAPKDITPIFTDKIINQIQPTCVFEGFMDFLSFLSMKEEVTSACLVLNSVSNTAKAIRYMNAQGISSIRTFLDNDDAGRRAVQDFIKAGFHVEDMNIHYKDFKDLNDFHVSRVRERQNHKEQIQAHMSVTEQNQSNKSKQVKHKMR, encoded by the coding sequence ATGAAAGAAGAAGATTTATCACTTATCAAGCGATATCCCATCGTGGAGTATCTCGAAAGGAAAGGCATCAAGCCTGTACGTAGGACTGCAGTCTATGCCCTGTATTGTTCACCGCTCAGGGAGGAAACGCATCCGAGTTTTAAGGTGGACACAGAGAAGAACCTTTGGATAGATTATGGCGAAGGTAAGGGTGGAAGTATCATCGACCTCTGTATGCGTATGGAGGGCTGCACGCTATCGGAAGCCATCCATCACTTGGGGCAGAACGCTCCCGATAATACAGTATATAGTTCTCACAAAGACTTCTCACAAAACAATCTCCAACCAACGATGGCTGCAAACGAGACAAGGAAACTGATAAGTATATCAGACACCCTACCGCCACATTTGCAGGAGTATCTTACAAAGGTACGCTGCATTGATTTGGAAAAGGCAAAGCCTTTCCTTAAATGTATCAGCTATGAGGTAAGGGGCAGGCGCTATCAATCCATCGGCTTTGCCAATCAATCAGGAGGGCATGAACTTCGGGACAATGGCACGTTCAAGGGAACGATAGCTCCGAAGGACATTACTCCTATATTCACCGACAAGATAATAAACCAAATACAGCCAACTTGTGTGTTCGAGGGATTTATGGATTTTCTTTCTTTTCTTTCAATGAAAGAAGAAGTAACAAGTGCCTGCCTTGTGCTAAACTCCGTGAGCAATACCGCCAAAGCAATTCGGTATATGAATGCGCAGGGAATATCTTCCATTCGTACCTTCCTTGATAATGACGATGCAGGGCGGAGGGCTGTTCAAGATTTCATAAAGGCAGGTTTCCATGTTGAGGACATGAACATACATTACAAAGACTTCAAGGATCTCAACGATTTTCATGTCAGTCGTGTCCGTGAGCGACAGAATCATAAAGAGCAGATACAGGCACACATGTCGGTTACAGAACAAAATCAAAGCAATAAATCAAAACAAGTCAAACATAAAATGAGATAG
- a CDS encoding DUF3408 domain-containing protein — protein sequence MKKKTMMNDKDLSWFLECQDDKMDNEVIPQTEAQPVPVEEITTDVEINEDSVTQGEADITSGKSEHTRHTENMAVQRRISSKMRKKTLEAYKQAYLVPTKLCNRKAVYLSRETQEHADFIVRRLGDRGSNLSSFVENIVRLHLEEYGEDIDKWRRL from the coding sequence ATGAAAAAGAAAACAATGATGAATGACAAAGACCTTTCATGGTTCTTGGAATGCCAAGATGATAAAATGGACAATGAGGTAATCCCACAGACGGAAGCACAACCCGTTCCTGTGGAGGAAATAACAACGGACGTAGAAATAAATGAGGACAGTGTTACTCAAGGAGAAGCGGATATCACTTCTGGGAAATCCGAGCATACACGGCATACTGAGAATATGGCTGTTCAAAGACGCATCAGCTCCAAAATGAGGAAGAAAACACTCGAAGCCTACAAGCAAGCCTATCTTGTGCCAACCAAACTGTGCAACCGAAAGGCGGTCTATCTGAGCCGAGAAACGCAGGAGCATGCCGACTTCATCGTGCGCAGGTTAGGCGACAGGGGCAGCAACCTTTCAAGTTTCGTGGAGAACATCGTGCGTCTCCATTTGGAAGAGTACGGTGAGGACATAGATAAATGGAGGAGATTATAA
- a CDS encoding plasmid mobilization protein yields MNKTEFIKIRCTLEEKHRIKSKAESTGRKFSEYCREILLNGEVTAVPKMTDNEREAIAILQHTGRFYGQVSNLIKLKDEDWLHITKNLSLCAKEAFKRFYDPHFRVDDEVYKVLNLTRNDR; encoded by the coding sequence ATGAACAAGACAGAGTTCATCAAGATAAGATGCACCTTAGAGGAGAAGCATCGTATCAAGTCAAAAGCGGAAAGTACAGGGCGGAAGTTCTCAGAGTACTGCCGTGAGATACTCCTTAACGGAGAAGTAACAGCTGTTCCCAAGATGACAGACAATGAGAGGGAAGCCATTGCCATTCTTCAACATACAGGAAGGTTCTACGGGCAGGTTTCCAATCTCATCAAGCTCAAGGACGAGGATTGGCTACATATCACCAAGAACCTTTCGCTATGTGCCAAAGAGGCATTTAAGCGGTTTTACGACCCGCATTTTCGTGTGGATGATGAGGTATATAAGGTCTTAAATCTAACAAGAAATGATAGGTAA
- a CDS encoding IS4 family transposase, giving the protein MNKGRYVFSQLCDFLPTDHFKWLIKKYEGNKYVKSFTCWNHLMVLLFGQLSNREGLRDLIVTITPFKSAFHHLGFGKNVSRSNLSKANEIREVKIFQEFADKMVSIAREKRGVVKDFFISNNVYAFDSSTISLCLSVYWWTKLHHGKGGVKLHELYDVKTDIPTFSVITDASVHDSQVMELIPYEKESFYIFDRAYMATRKLYIIEGAEAYFVVREKHKMPFEVIEDKEYNNPSSGIMADQIIRFKGYKTKKQYPNKLRRVVFYDYDGNRTFVFYTNNFEITAEQVAMLYKYRWRVELFFKWLKQHLRIKEFYGTSENAVKIQIYAAIIAYCLVVIVQECMGLKLQTYDVLRILSTALLTKMPLCDLLIEQKEEEFTEGKNLQLCLNFDG; this is encoded by the coding sequence ATGAACAAAGGTCGATACGTATTTTCACAGCTGTGCGACTTTCTGCCGACAGACCATTTCAAATGGTTGATAAAAAAGTATGAAGGTAATAAATATGTGAAGAGTTTCACTTGTTGGAATCATCTGATGGTTCTTCTATTTGGTCAGTTGTCTAATCGTGAGGGATTACGAGACCTTATTGTAACCATCACTCCGTTCAAGTCAGCGTTCCACCATCTTGGTTTTGGAAAGAATGTCAGTAGAAGCAATTTGAGCAAGGCCAATGAAATACGCGAAGTCAAGATATTCCAAGAGTTTGCAGACAAGATGGTTTCCATAGCAAGAGAGAAACGAGGAGTCGTCAAGGACTTCTTCATATCGAACAATGTCTATGCGTTTGACTCCTCAACAATATCATTGTGCCTTTCTGTATACTGGTGGACTAAACTGCATCATGGGAAAGGAGGAGTGAAATTGCATGAACTGTATGACGTGAAGACAGACATTCCGACATTTTCTGTCATTACAGACGCTTCAGTTCACGATTCTCAAGTGATGGAGCTAATTCCCTATGAGAAAGAGAGTTTCTATATATTTGACAGAGCGTATATGGCAACTAGGAAACTTTATATAATAGAAGGAGCAGAAGCTTACTTTGTCGTGAGAGAGAAGCATAAAATGCCGTTTGAGGTCATAGAGGATAAAGAATACAACAACCCTTCATCTGGAATTATGGCTGACCAAATTATACGTTTCAAGGGATACAAGACTAAGAAGCAATATCCAAATAAACTTCGACGAGTGGTATTCTATGACTATGATGGTAATAGGACATTTGTATTTTACACGAACAATTTTGAAATTACAGCGGAACAGGTTGCTATGCTTTACAAATACAGATGGAGAGTAGAACTGTTCTTCAAATGGCTGAAGCAACATCTGCGCATCAAAGAGTTTTATGGAACCTCGGAGAATGCTGTAAAAATACAAATCTATGCAGCTATCATTGCATATTGTCTTGTCGTTATCGTACAAGAATGTATGGGGCTAAAGCTTCAAACCTATGATGTTCTAAGAATTTTAAGCACGGCATTGTTGACAAAAATGCCATTGTGTGACTTGCTCATTGAACAGAAAGAGGAAGAATTTACTGAAGGAAAAAACCTGCAGCTCTGCCTCAATTTTGATGGGTAA
- a CDS encoding DNA/RNA non-specific endonuclease, translating to MNKFNHFLFPLFAILALASCSDDNGSKESAEANVNANQYNGMSTVGNPMMPPEVSRLEFPKVKGGSSMIIVHKALLNKRTGERGVNFCTEWDTSKKSLRWSCYQMYRGVSEAHTSRYRSDTNQYPRDENIPSTYQFDRDPFWRTGYDHGHICPSADRLGSREANIQTFYLSNMMPQVHAFNDGVWKNMEAQIRSWNQDSFRDTLYVCKGGTIDNRSQILTTLGQGLIVPKYFFMAVLCKNKMGYKALGFWVEHEANGDTSLGKYVVNIHELEQKTGIDFFCNLPDAIERRVETLPVEKVQRAWGLP from the coding sequence ATGAACAAATTCAACCATTTCCTCTTCCCACTCTTCGCCATCCTCGCACTGGCATCATGCAGTGACGACAATGGTTCAAAAGAGTCTGCTGAAGCCAACGTCAACGCCAATCAATATAACGGCATGTCCACCGTTGGCAACCCCATGATGCCTCCTGAGGTCAGTCGTTTGGAGTTCCCAAAAGTGAAAGGAGGCAGCAGCATGATCATCGTGCACAAGGCACTGCTCAACAAACGCACAGGCGAGCGTGGCGTGAACTTTTGCACCGAGTGGGACACCAGCAAGAAATCACTACGCTGGAGCTGCTACCAGATGTACCGAGGCGTTAGCGAAGCCCACACCAGCCGCTACCGATCGGATACCAACCAATATCCACGCGACGAGAATATTCCCTCGACCTATCAGTTTGACAGAGATCCGTTCTGGCGTACGGGCTATGACCACGGCCACATCTGTCCCTCGGCCGACCGTCTGGGGTCAAGAGAAGCCAACATCCAAACCTTTTATCTCTCCAACATGATGCCACAAGTACACGCCTTCAATGATGGAGTTTGGAAGAACATGGAAGCACAAATAAGATCGTGGAATCAAGACAGTTTTCGTGACACCTTGTACGTCTGCAAAGGTGGAACGATAGACAATCGCAGCCAAATACTGACCACCCTCGGTCAAGGGCTCATCGTACCCAAATACTTTTTCATGGCCGTGTTGTGCAAGAACAAGATGGGTTACAAGGCTCTAGGCTTCTGGGTGGAACACGAGGCCAACGGTGACACGTCGCTCGGCAAATACGTCGTCAACATCCACGAACTGGAACAGAAGACCGGCATCGACTTTTTCTGCAACCTACCCGACGCTATCGAACGCCGAGTAGAAACATTACCGGTAGAGAAAGTGCAACGAGCCTGGGGGTTGCCCTAA
- a CDS encoding type B 50S ribosomal protein L31, whose protein sequence is MKKGIHPENYRPVVFKDMSNGDMFLTKSTCKSNETVEFEGETYPVVKVEISSSSHPFYTGKSKLVDTAGRVDRFMNRYGKIQK, encoded by the coding sequence ATGAAAAAAGGAATTCATCCAGAAAACTATCGCCCCGTCGTATTCAAAGATATGTCCAACGGCGATATGTTCCTTACAAAGTCTACATGCAAGAGTAACGAGACAGTAGAATTTGAAGGCGAAACTTACCCAGTGGTAAAAGTAGAAATCTCAAGCAGCTCGCACCCATTCTATACCGGTAAGAGCAAACTTGTTGACACGGCAGGTCGCGTAGACCGCTTCATGAACCGTTACGGTAAGATTCAGAAATAA
- a CDS encoding choice-of-anchor J domain-containing protein gives MKKLLYSLAAIVFTAFTLSSCEDVPAPYELPEDNNGSNEETPGEYLHEAFATSIGKFKVITQMGTPWKIDFKTAKASGYDNSSKTNTPSESYLISPEINLSKSKGAYLKFEYIIQYMSRDGVDKVLITSNYTGDPTKTEWEDITGKLTQGTDWTTFATYAKNLPAAYIGKDKVRIAFYYSATDKGSRTWEVKNVTVKEGEVTENPETPDEPKPDVLKPVNGTYINESFATSFGVFNSIKAKGLPWIIDFKTAKATGYDNGSKKTTPSEAYIVSKPMDMTASKGAHVSFEYILRYATFNGKPKEGVANQVLVTDEYTGDPLTTKWTDITGTLKEGTDWTTFYKFSANLPKEMQGKGKVVIALKYTCNANSATWEVKNLTVKEGTESEGGTPDEPSVTPDAGESITIQAANMKFEDKKPATSYTYTDGTVITFGQGEGTTPPAYYGPKYAAVRLYAKNTMIIKAKKTIVSVSIKTTDGFGGKLYNGNDKAYMLNGTTQVPTKKVSDTNVKFEPLSNSTVTLINDFTENKGGTQLRISAITITYAK, from the coding sequence ATGAAAAAGTTACTTTATTCTCTCGCTGCTATCGTTTTCACAGCATTCACATTGAGCAGCTGCGAAGACGTACCAGCACCCTACGAGTTACCAGAGGACAACAACGGAAGCAATGAAGAAACCCCTGGCGAGTACCTCCATGAAGCTTTCGCAACAAGTATAGGGAAATTTAAAGTCATCACCCAAATGGGTACGCCATGGAAAATAGACTTCAAAACTGCCAAGGCTTCGGGCTACGATAACAGCAGTAAGACGAATACACCCTCGGAGAGTTACCTGATTTCGCCTGAAATCAATCTATCGAAATCAAAAGGTGCCTACCTCAAGTTTGAATATATCATCCAGTATATGAGCAGAGACGGAGTCGACAAAGTACTGATTACTTCGAACTACACGGGCGACCCTACAAAAACAGAATGGGAAGACATCACTGGAAAACTGACACAAGGGACAGATTGGACCACTTTCGCTACCTACGCAAAGAATCTTCCAGCTGCCTATATCGGAAAGGATAAGGTGCGTATTGCCTTCTATTATTCGGCAACGGATAAAGGTTCACGTACATGGGAAGTGAAGAATGTTACGGTAAAAGAAGGGGAAGTAACAGAAAACCCAGAAACGCCAGACGAGCCAAAGCCTGATGTACTGAAACCTGTGAATGGCACCTATATCAACGAGTCGTTTGCCACTTCTTTTGGAGTCTTCAATTCCATTAAAGCAAAAGGATTACCTTGGATTATTGACTTCAAGACAGCAAAAGCGACAGGCTATGACAATGGCAGTAAGAAAACAACCCCATCAGAGGCTTACATCGTATCCAAACCCATGGACATGACTGCAAGCAAAGGTGCACATGTTTCGTTTGAATACATACTACGTTATGCCACGTTCAATGGAAAGCCTAAAGAGGGCGTAGCCAACCAAGTACTGGTGACCGATGAATACACAGGAGACCCGCTCACCACCAAATGGACAGACATCACTGGAACATTGAAGGAGGGAACAGATTGGACAACATTCTATAAGTTTTCAGCCAACTTACCGAAAGAAATGCAAGGCAAAGGAAAGGTAGTGATTGCCCTCAAATACACTTGCAACGCCAATTCTGCCACTTGGGAGGTGAAAAATCTCACGGTAAAAGAAGGTACCGAGTCTGAAGGTGGTACACCTGACGAGCCCTCTGTTACACCAGACGCAGGAGAAAGCATTACTATTCAGGCAGCTAACATGAAATTTGAGGACAAGAAGCCAGCAACTTCGTACACCTATACCGATGGAACCGTAATTACATTCGGTCAAGGCGAGGGCACTACCCCACCAGCCTACTATGGTCCAAAATATGCTGCTGTGCGACTGTATGCAAAGAACACCATGATTATCAAAGCCAAGAAAACAATCGTGTCGGTTAGCATCAAAACGACAGACGGATTCGGTGGCAAGTTGTATAATGGCAACGACAAAGCCTATATGCTTAATGGAACAACACAAGTGCCTACCAAGAAAGTTAGCGATACGAACGTTAAATTTGAACCATTGAGCAACTCAACAGTTACATTGATAAATGATTTTACAGAAAACAAGGGAGGTACACAGTTGCGCATCAGTGCCATCACCATTACATACGCGAAATAA
- a CDS encoding DUF5689 domain-containing protein, with the protein MKKIKYIVIALACVCLSGCMADDYDAPQLNQSPYGNNELTETKVLNIAQLKQQYQGVIAASGLEEITEDIQIKGWITGNDVEGNIYNQFAMQDETGAILISVAQGGLYGYLPVGQEVLISLKGLIIGGYGSQAQVGGIYINKRDGSQQVGRMNRFVWMRHFKLLGTPQPEKVKPTVFDQSKISNQQYLTNNSGMLMTLKNVQLEGANGKAVFAPKDGSIALIANAANRTLKGINSRTMVVRTSTFADFANQPMPTGAVDITGIFTRFRNTWQILLRSADDIKPAE; encoded by the coding sequence ATGAAGAAAATAAAATATATAGTCATTGCACTTGCTTGTGTATGCCTGAGTGGTTGCATGGCTGACGATTACGATGCACCGCAGTTGAACCAGTCGCCCTACGGCAACAATGAACTCACAGAAACGAAGGTGCTAAACATTGCCCAATTGAAACAGCAATACCAAGGAGTAATTGCCGCAAGTGGCTTAGAAGAAATTACAGAAGACATCCAAATCAAGGGTTGGATAACTGGAAATGACGTGGAAGGTAACATCTACAATCAGTTTGCAATGCAAGACGAAACGGGTGCTATACTTATCTCTGTAGCTCAAGGTGGCCTCTACGGTTACCTTCCTGTTGGTCAAGAGGTGCTGATATCACTCAAAGGACTCATCATAGGAGGATATGGCAGTCAGGCACAAGTAGGAGGTATATACATCAATAAGCGTGACGGTTCACAACAAGTGGGACGCATGAATAGGTTTGTGTGGATGAGGCATTTCAAATTATTGGGCACACCTCAACCTGAAAAAGTGAAACCTACTGTCTTTGACCAAAGTAAGATAAGCAATCAGCAATATTTAACAAACAACAGTGGCATGCTGATGACGCTAAAGAATGTGCAGTTAGAAGGAGCCAACGGCAAAGCTGTATTTGCCCCAAAGGACGGGAGCATCGCCCTTATTGCTAATGCAGCCAACCGCACACTGAAGGGTATCAATAGCAGAACAATGGTGGTGCGTACCAGCACCTTTGCAGATTTTGCAAATCAACCCATGCCCACAGGAGCGGTAGACATTACAGGCATCTTTACAAGATTCCGCAATACATGGCAAATCTTATTGCGCTCGGCTGATGACATCAAGCCCGCAGAATAG